A DNA window from Drosophila biarmipes strain raj3 chromosome 2R, RU_DBia_V1.1, whole genome shotgun sequence contains the following coding sequences:
- the LOC108030325 gene encoding uncharacterized protein LOC108030325 produces the protein MRLVVVIFAVIAVLLVSNTEAAVSRGVFKDPAHPGKCVVDGLVLQKGQTARHPKRCERIICGDKSEAEIQTCGAYGLPPGKKFGKYIAPNADYPACCDREIINK, from the exons ATGCGTCTAGTTGTCGTTATTTTTGCGGTGATCGCCGTTCTCCTGGTTTCGAACACCGAGGCTGCCGTATCCAGGGGTGTTTTTAAGGATCCAGCTCATCCTGGAAAGTGTGTCGTTGATGGCCTAGTCCTTCAAAAGGGTCAGACTGCACGCCACCCAAAAAGGTGTGAGCGAATTATTTGCGGAGACAAAAGCGAGGCAGAGATCCAAAC ATGCGGTGCCTATGGACTCCCCCCTGGGAAGAAATTCGGAAAGTACATAGCTCCAAATGCTGATTATCCCGCCTGCTGCGATCGTGAGATTATCAACAAGTAA